The Eptesicus fuscus isolate TK198812 chromosome 20, DD_ASM_mEF_20220401, whole genome shotgun sequence genome contains the following window.
ctataaaaaatcaataaaatatattttaaaaaaggaattaccCTAACCGTCAGAGTTTGTGAGTGagcaccctcccttccctttcctgggaAGGGTGGACTCTGGTCCAAATAAAACCTAATtaagggcccaggcctggcccgtCTCCAGGGGCTGAAGAAACAAACCCAATGCCCTTCCTCCCTTGGGCCATAACGTTTTATTGGCAGCTCAGAGGAAGAGCCAGGGGTAAGgatccctcccctcccatccccctacCCCGGCGCATGCATCCCTCAGCTGGGAGCAGGAAGCCCAGGCGGCTGCTATGGGGCTCAGGCGGTCTTGGTGGTGAGCAGGTTGTTGTAGTGGGCGTCCTGGCCCTCGAGCAGGCTGCGGTAGGTGGCGATCTCCTGCTCCAGCCGCGTCTTGAGGTCCATGAGCTGCCTGTACTCCAGGTTCTGGCGCTCGGTGTCAGCGCGCACGTCGCCCAGCTGGGCTTCGATGCTGCTGATCAGCGCCTGGATCTGGGCCAGCTGGGCCCCGTAGCGAGCCTCGGTGTCCGCCAGCGTGCCTTCCAGGGCGGCTTTctgagggcagggagagaagagGTGGCTCAGCGGGGCctgtgcccctggccaggctgcccgaGTCCGCAAGGACGTGCGTGGGCGTCCCACAGAGAAGAGGGCACATACCATGCTGAGCTGAGACTGCAGCTCGATCTCCAGGCCCTGGAGGGTCCGGCGCAGGTCGGTGACCTCCGTCTTGCTAATCTGCAGCTGCTCCGTGTGGCCAGCGACCTCCCGGTTCAGCTCCTCCGTCTGCAATGAGAGGTGGCGGAGGGCATCAGCACGGAGGCAGACCTTCGCCTCGGAGCATCAAGCCCTCTCTCcttgccgccccctccccctcccccctaagGGCTCCTGCTTTCCCCTTCATACCTGGGTGGTGAACCAGGCCTCAGCATCCTTCCGGTTCTTCTCTGCCATGACTTCGTATTGGCTTCGCATGTCACTCAGGATCTTGGCTAGGTCAATGCCAGGAGCGGAATCCACCTCCACGCTGACCTGGCCACCCACCTGGCCCCTCAGAGCACTGAGCTCCTGCAAACACAGAGCAGAGATGGGCATGTCAgggcccagagcctgctgggcctgggcctgggccaggtcaTTCCCCAACGCCGCAGGCCGAAGGGGCTGGTTTTCGGGTGCAGACCTAGGAGCTGGCACTGGGGGAGAGAGCGGGGTTGCCACCATCCGCTGCTGGCACCCTGGAAGCCATGCTCCGCGCCCAGGGCCATGCTGAGCGTGCGGCCAAGGTGGCCGTGGACAGAACATACGGGACAGAACATACGGGATACACGTGTCCTCAGCATGGAACCCACCTCCTCGTGGTTCTTCCTCAGGTAGGCCAGCTCCTCCTTCAGGCCTTCGATCTGCATCTCCAGGTCGGCTCTGGCCAGGGTCAGCTCGTCCAGCACCTTGCGCAGGCCGTTGATGTCCGCCTCCACGCTCATGCGCAGGGCCTGCTCCGTCTCGTACCTTTCAGAGGAAGTACTTGCAGTCAGACCAGCCTTTCCCCTGTGCC
Protein-coding sequences here:
- the KRT19 gene encoding keratin, type I cytoskeletal 19, with the translated sequence MTSYSYRQSSAASSFGGLGGGVMRFGVGGAYRAPSIHGGSGGRGVSVSSARFVSSSSSGGYGGGYLGAVAGSDGLLMGNEKVTMQNLNDRLASYLDKVRALEAANGDLEVKIRDWYLKQGPGPARDYSHYFKAIEELRDKILGATIENSKVVLQIDNARLAADDFRTKYETEQALRMSVEADINGLRKVLDELTLARADLEMQIEGLKEELAYLRKNHEEELSALRGQVGGQVSVEVDSAPGIDLAKILSDMRSQYEVMAEKNRKDAEAWFTTQTEELNREVAGHTEQLQISKTEVTDLRRTLQGLEIELQSQLSMKAALEGTLADTEARYGAQLAQIQALISSIEAQLGDVRADTERQNLEYRQLMDLKTRLEQEIATYRSLLEGQDAHYNNLLTTKTA